GAAATgcttgtgtagaaataattatcaattgaaaagtGGAAAATGCATATTGATAAAACGtaaagcttatttgacttgttatctaggcactagaagatgtcatacatctaatattaaatgttgttacttgacaaaattgatatgaaaatatccaatgggttcaaaatctaaaacatatacaagtttttggaaaacttgtttatcatACTCATAAGAATTAAATAGAATGAAAATGCatagaacatatacaagtattattatgaaagttgatgactagaattgaaactcttggcaatagattatttgcttaaagaagttgaagcaaTGAACTTGCAGAAATCTTTGACCCTGAAGGGAAGATTTATGAAAGCagatagaagaaaacatatttcgtCAAAGTTTTTTTACACTCATAAGCTCgcaagaatggtgatatcaacatgcaaaAGGTATGTTtaagtaatattattgttgatttattcaccaagtctctaccaactacaacttttaagaagatggtgcacaaacttggaaaacgaagattctagtctctgaattgatgttgtcattagggggagttaatacgcAATGTACTATTTTTTCCTTACAATGTTTTGTCCCACTGAGTTTTCCTTGTAtgatttttaatgaggcattCATAATGCGTATTGTTacatatgtgtactctttttccttcactagatctTTTCCTACTGGGTTTTATAGAGTAAGGTTATAACGAGTCACACAATCTACCGACATtaaagggggagtgttataaagaatttgtattatagtgaatgtctaattatgtgaaGTTCTTCTAGGATATGATTAGGAATCCTACTCGGAGACCAACTAAGATGtaccctataaataaagggttttccttcattgtaaataagatttgtgaaagatcaatgaatcatgaatataattcaagataaataaaaaatctattctcttctctctactttatttgttttctaatttcatatagtttctTAACAAATACAAAATAGTAAATCAAGATtcttttacccctttttaatagcaactataaaaacaaaaaaattaagtcaATAAAACTTcaacattttaaattataaatatgaatagTATATATTCATATGTAaccatattaatattaatattagtttttaattttgttaatttccAATTCAAATTGAACTTTTTAAAAGGTGGTTAACTGCCCTATATTAAACTGCTCattaaaagtaatgaaatatatttaaccaAAAATTCCTAATATTCATACTAACTTCCTACATCATTTACTTTCTGCTTTCtcaaaaaactaataaaatttgatatttagtataattggtaagaaaaataattaatacttaaAAAAGCACGTTGAAATCACATTCTTCCAAAAAAAGAAATGGTTTGGTTCCACGGATTTACACTCACAGttacttaaaataaatcagCCAATCAATAACTAATGTccaacaaaaatcaaaatataaatcagaatagttaaaatataaaaaagaaaacaattatttttacaaagtaaataaatatcttacaattatataatatttatattcataaaaaatgatatgatgtaatgtgttcaaataattaagtattttgaataatttcCGGGCAACGCGTGGGTAGTTACTTTTAATAGAGTGTACTATAATAGATATTATCGATTGAAGTTAAACCTTGCAAAGCTAATGAAAAAAACAAATCCGGTAGAAAGACTTTGAACTTGACTTAGTGTTAAAAGGTCCTTTGTGACTCCAAATCACTTTTGATAGCCTCTATACACTAGGTAAGAACCTAAAGATACATTAACATGTAGTACATCACCCGGTTCAAGCTCATATACTTAAGACAAATGATTTGGATgtgaaaagtaaatttttggggtgttaAGTATGTCCCCATTGGATCATTACATACATCAAATCATAAACTAGAGTCCTTCGAAAGAAAGGAGGCCACACCAAAAATTGATAAGCGGATGATGTGATCTCATTGAGTCTCTTGTTGATGATCCTAAGTTCCTAAATTCTAACCGTTAAATGATACAAGTCGAATGACAATAGTTCATTAAATGTACAATTAATTAAGGGATTAATTACACAAATAGCTGAACTGAAAGTCTGAAAAATTGAACTGATCAATAGTATAAATCATTATGAAAATCATTTATGCTTTTATTGTAGGAATGCAATAATAGTAAACTGAActgaaatgtatatatataaaaatacactttattttaatttattggggagtttctaaccgacaaccatcactatgagccttgTGATGAGACAATGTCTTACTCACGTTGCCAGAGCCACAACTGAAAAGATGGATCGACTAAAGAGCCTAGCCCCAAAATGCAAcgttaaattataatttcaatcctttactaaattaaaatgtaataaaatttccaatacatttaaattatttatatttactattttatagggGAAAAGTTGGAGTAAATTGTATgaactattaattattttaaattgagaGAAGGACAAGAGATTGTAGAGGGGATTGATAGAAGCCTATCTTTGTGCATGatgatatttatttgaaaaaaatcactCTTATTCATATGAATCATGCGATTGAGACAAACAAGATGTGGTCTTAGATTCTCTTCCCCAAACCTTTTTTTAGGTTATATCCTTTAAGAGGAATGTATGTTTTAAAGAGCATGAATAGTCATTTGTCGTATAGATAGTGCGATTTGCAATAGTATAAGCTAATTATTGTAGAACTGCccatagttataattttatgCATTTGGAAGTGTAGTAACTTATGAGATGGAGATAGGTATTGAGTAGAGTATGTAAGTTGTAACCTGTATCTTGTAAGTTATAAATGAGGAGTTTTTCTCTTATGTTTATGCTAAGGAGTAGTAATATTTTGTGTACATCATGATAAGAGTAGTTGTTGGTTAGGATAAATTAGAGTATACGTTAACAAGAAGTGAGTTTACATAGTTGTTTCATTATGTTAGTGATAGATAAAATATAAGTATTGAATAGAAAACCCGAGTATTCATGACGTAATAGATTCAAGTTaggattttgatttttcaaggGAGAGCCCTTGATATTAAGAAGGTTACAAAATCAATTAGGAAATGACGTATAACAAGTTGGCCAATAGTATGTAGGTTGTGAAAGAGAATATGTTTATAGGTTGTAATTAGAAAGATTGTGAAAGAGAATCCTCTATTTTGTCGTAAGGTTTTACGAGTCTAGTGTTTTATTGATTGTTTTATTTACTAGTTGCGAGTAAGTGAAATATATGAGGAATGGTTGTTTTCCATGTTTTGTACTAGACACGAAGCTTGAACATGAGGTGAGTGTcatgatacaaaaaaaatgacGGGATCACGAGAGCAATGATgttaattttgagtttttgatcTGGTAGATTGGACATACAGTCATTGAGGAATGAAAGTGTTACTTTTTGATAAATGTGAATTTTACAAGTGAAGTATTATGAACCTTATTAGATATAACTAATATTTAGATAAGTCATTATATTATCAAGAGAATTGAGAAGTGTAGCCGATATCGTATATAGTTAATCTAGGTTTTAATTAAGCTATGTAGCCAGGGTAGAAAGGATCATACGCAAGATGAACAACTCCTCACCTCCCCCTAGAAGGATTTTTAGTGGATCCATCTGTTCAATTGTGTTCTATACTCCATCAAGGTATTGGGAGGCTCTAGCAACGTGGGTAGGACACTGTCTCATCAcaaggctcatagtgatggttgtcggttagagaaattcccccaaaaaattaaagtaaagttatttttagggataatgcacaagtaccctctcaacctatgcccgaaatcccatagacatacttatactatactaaggtcctattaccccctgaacttatttgaTAGATAATTTTGTACCCCTGTTCGGCCTATGTGGCACCATCTTATGGGCCCAGCATGtgttcacattttttttcaaactagtgccacataggccaaaaagggatagaatattattcataaaataaatttaaggggTAATATGACcatagtatagtataagtgtatctcttagatttcagacataggttgagtgggtacttatgcattatcctttatttttataaatacattCAACTTAGTTTATTATTATCGCGTTCCTACAATAAGAGATTAAGTTATTATCTAATGATTACAGTGTCGATCAGTTGAGTTATTCCGCCTTTCAATTGAGTTATTTCTGTTATTCATCCCTAGTACATAATTGTATATTTAATGTACTATTGTCATTCGACCTGCATCATTTAATGGTGCACAGTGACAAACATAGGATCATTAACATCACAACATCCGCTTATCAGCTTTTGGTGAGGCCTCCTAGATTCGAAGGCTCTAGTTTATGATTTGTTAGCGGTAATGCTTTATGGTGTCATGGGTCTTTTACCCACAtgtatcttaatatactcaaggcttcatagatagacagtcTCTGTCATCTTTGCAATATTATGTatcagatattttattttaattaatactcaattttttttataatttaataaattgtttttaagtAACTCTTTAGTTTTGATGATTAGGGTTCGCTATGGGACCAATAATCGTTCTCAAGTGTCGATCACGTTCAGTGTGTAGGCTCAAGTAGTGATGAACATGGTATTTGTGTAAAAAGTTCGTAATTCAGATTGTGCCATAGAGTTGTTCTCTAAGACTTTTTTTAGACTCGTGCACTTTTCAAATCCGTTCGACTGGCCCTTATACTCTAGGTGATTGAAAATAGCAATTTCAAGATACTTATTGAAGAGTTACTAACAAATAAGGTCTTTAGAAGGTTAACAGATTTTAGAGGGGGGTTGAGAGAATCCTATCAATGTACATTAAGTGTATTGATTTGAAAGAATGTGTGGTTATTCATATGAATAATGCTTTTGAGCAAAAAAGAGACGTTGTATGATCTTCTTCAAACTTTATTTAAGGTTATACCCTTTAAGAAGGAAGTATGTTTTAAATTACTTGAGTAGCATTATTGCTCGATAGATAGTATGATTTGTGATGGTATGTGAGAGTAATAGTAGAAGTGCGCATAGTTAAAATTATGCATTTGGACATGTAGCTACTTAAGAGATGGGAATAATTGTTGGTTAGGATGAATTAGAATATATGTTAACAAAAAGtgactttatattaatatttatttatgttggtGATGATAAAATTAAGTGTTTCATAGAAGAGTAGAGTATTCATAAGGTGTTAGATCCAAGTTAGGCTTATGATTTTTGAAGGGAGAGCCCATGATATTAAGAAGGTTATAGAACTAATtagtaaaatgatttataatgagTTGgtcaatattatataaatatgttgatAGTTTGTAATTAGATAGACTATTAGGTAAGAATCCACTATTAATTTTTTGAGACTTTAAAAGACTAgtgttttattgattttatttactAGTTGTGAGTTAGTGTATTATATGAGAAATGGTGGTTGTCCATGTTTATTTCTAGTCACTCAGCTTCAAATTGAGGCGAGTTTCATGATTAAAAAAGGGATGGCAACACGAGGGCGATGACATTAGTTTTGAGATATCATGTGGTAGATTTGAGTGGTATAAGTGTGGTATTATGACCCTTTTTTGATAGAAATAAAGTGTGGCTAAGTCATCATATAATCAAGAGGATTAAGAGGTACACTCAAGTACGTATGTAGTTTAACgagttttaattaaatttacaaTGTTCTATTACCACTTAGATAGTATATAAGAATTATCCATATGGAGTAGTCTGGTGTAAGagttatttattacttttaagaGTAAGGTAAGACAGATCATATATACTCAACGATGAGACTATTAAATAATGTTCAAGTTTCCTACAATTAGGTATATATGAACTTGGAAGGACGATATTACTTGGCCAAGAAGGAGAAGTCCTACTATAAGATTGGATGGATTTATAAGTCAATATGGGCAACAATTATTAAATGACTTGTATATGAGCATAAGACGTTAAGAGAAACGACTTTTCATAAAGAAGTCCTAGAAGGAATTTTAGTACTTGAACATGACTGTTCTATAGACATGAGACTAGCATTTTCCCGAATAATAGAGTAGATCAAATATAAACTAGTTTCGAAAAAAAGGGAATAGATTCATAGTTTTAAAGTATTATCTTCAGACCTAAGGGAGAGATCATAAGACGAGAAACCAAGTCAAGTAATTAGAATCTAATAGTGATGTGTTCAGAAGAGTAATAGTGTTTTGTCTTTCCATTAATACTCTAGCATATTCCTCAAATTTCAGTTATTACACCATCATGTTGATGTTTCGAACACTAGAATTGTGTCAATGATATCTTCCAATAATACACTTCAAACAAATTCACATCTATGCTCAACTCCCAAAATAAGGGGTAAATCCTTTATCTCATTGATCTAAATCTTACTCCATAAAGTAATGATATCAGCTTCATGATACGAACCTATTTATATAAGCAATCATGTCTCATAGTATGGCCAGTCTCTCAAATTCATAACTTACACAATGAatagaaacaaaattttatGTCATGCATATTCCTATATCATATTTCTCTAATGAATCATGCTTATGATCATTCTCCTTAAGATATTTTAGTAACCCTTTTTAGTTTTGAGAGTGATGTTGTTGTTAGTATATGTGTGATGATATATAGGAGAGGTTTGATGTTTCTTATTAAGGTAGTGGTTATAATCTTATTCCATCTAAAGTTAAACATGTAGAGGAAGAAAGAAACGAGATTTTATGATGAGTAATAGTTAAATGGGAGTAATTAGTTTGTTTACTAGTCTTAATGCATGGAATTTCAGTAAATAGAGATGATACGAAGTTTGAAAGTTAGAGAGGAGTTTGTTACATAGAATCCCATGAAATGGGTATTGTAATAAGCTTTAATTTGGTGTTCAATGTAAGTGGCTGATTGAATTATGCGACTATTGAATTCTTGATTTTAACTTGAGGCCTGTTGAATGAGGTGGTAAGAAGAAACAGGATTGTTGCAATGATAGTGTCAACATTTATAGATCATGAGTGCGTGATTTAGATTAGTATGATCATAATATGGTTAGAATTTTCTAACTTAGATTTATTCTTGAACATATATAGTACGGTAAGAGTGATCATGCAATTAGACTTAGATCTTGCACGAGTAGTTATATACCCTTGTTGGAGCTACATGTCATACCCGGAGCCTACATCATGGGCAGGATTGACACTCGAAGAATATTACTGCCCTCAAGCGGACCCTTGCCCTTACTTACTTAGACATTAAAGACTTAAACACAAGAGTTATAActcatgaaataactaaaacGGTAATAACTTAGCCAAAACGAAAACTTAAGCCTTAAACATATACAACTGTTGCAACTCTTATCTGGTGAAGCAACTACAAAAGATTGGGCTATATTTCTCATTTTACCATTATTATGTGTGTTCTTAGGACAACCTATTCTAAAATGACCGTTCTAGTAACAGTTGAAGCAATCAGCGAAAAAATCACGAGACACCCTTGAGTGTACAACCACACTTGGAACATGCAGAAGTCTTAGCACTCCTGTATGCCATACTTTCTTAAAAATAAGTAGGTCTAGACCTAATGTTTTGATAATCCTAAATATTGTGCACACATTTTGTTCCTTGGTAAAGGTGCACTAGTACATCTGGAAGAAGGTCCTTTCTACTTCtgttagaaaaaaaagaacaattcacattatttctttttttagacTAATTCTTTATGTCTTAGGCCTCCCATTATTGAACTCTTATCTATCCTCACTACAACATTTTATGTCTCCAACCAGCCTAGAGAAGTGTGGcctaaactatgaaaaagtttGGCCTTTGGTAAAAAGCCACACTTTTTGACTTTAAGCCACACTTTTCCAGGTGTGGCCGAAACCAGCGAAACCTTAGAGTTTAGGCGACTCTTTACAAGCGTAGCCTTATCAGCTACACTTAAAAGCATAGCCAAAAGGaaaaaggccacactttttacCTATCTTAGAAGTGTTGCCATATGAGCAACACTTTTAAGCGTAGCCTCAAATTCAAAAAGGCCACACTTTATAGCTATGCTTAAAACTGTTGCCTTATCAGCTACACTTTCAAGCGTagcctaaaagaaaaaaagccaCGCTTTTGCTACTAAGTTTATAAGTGTTGCCTTATCAGCTACACTTTGAAGCGTGGCCTTTGCTACCATATTGCCCACTCTTATCAAGTGTTGCCTTTTCTATCTAATGTATGACAACACTTTGAAGTGTTGTCCTCGCTCAAGTGCATACACAATTTACAGTCCTATGCcacaatttctaattaaaatactCAAATATTATATTGCAATAAATAATCTCTAGTGCTAAtaagtaatttaaatttatagatTTCCCATAAAGTACTTCAAAAGATAGTATGTGTTGTGTACATAACCATACTTGTACATCAATATTCTAAATGTGTacacaataaatcaaatatgtattcaaacttttacaatagttcaaaactcttcatcatccacttcaaatttgATCACCTCCATTTCCTTACACAAATAAGATACTGGCAGTTATATAGAAGAGGTAAGAAGTTCAGATTGCAACAATATAGAGAGGCAAGAAATCCTGCAGTTATAGAAAATTAGATTGCATCTTTTGATGTACAAAGTAGATGCCTACTTGTCTATTGATGTTCAAAGTAGATGACCTTCCCTTAGGTGTCTAGAATGCCAAATGAGTTCAACTaatctaattttctttaatttttgctgCTGCTGTAATCTACAATCTGGACTTGTCTCTCTTTAGTtgttgttaatgtatttggtttAAATTGAGCTAAGGTTTTGCTTAGCTCAATTCAAACCAAAGCCACTAACAAAACCTTAGCTCAATTCAAACCAAATCCACTAACAATaactaaagaaagaaaactCAGGCGTATTTAGAGTGCTTCACCACCattcaataatattcaaaaCCATATCGAGAATATGTAACAAGTTTATAGTTACTTCATACTCATCAGAGCGAGGcaaaaagtaacaaaatttaaattgagaTCTTCATATATGCAAGTTAATTCACTTATTCCAAGTATCCAGAGAGGAACCTAATTCACTGGGATATAACTTGATAGCAATCAACTAATCAAATACCTCTACAACCTGGAAAGACCTCTTTTTCTACTTCGACGCGAATTTCACATCATTGGAGGATCCCTGTCAGACTAGAACATATTTCAAGCTACTTTGAATGATTAAAACATGAAGTCAATAAATAAGCAAATTACAAACAAGAAGACTTTCTGAGAAACAAAGAGGACTAAtttgaaaaagtactaaataccTATTGAAGAATCGGATCATGAGTTGACCCGGAAGATTGTAGAGGATTTTGGACTTTTACAGCTTGTGCACTACCCGCATCAATAGGTGAAGCAATGTTAGATACAACACCCCCTTGCATACCTCGAATATTCAATCCAGGGTTGTTTTGAAGCAATTGACTAAAAAAATGTCACATTTCTTCTCtcatttcattcatttcttCTTTCATAGAAGTGAATTTATtagcatgtttttgttttagctttctatcttcctcatttttctTCAAAGAACTTGCTGTCACTGATCTACCATAACACCTAAGTCGACCAGGCTGCTCCTTACCAAACACTGTCGTAAAAGCATCATCTGCAATTTTCCCGGAATTTTGGCGATTCTGAAGTTCAGcctattgaataaaattgacATTCATATTATATGCAAGAACTTCTAATTTCTCTCTAGCTTAAATGAGTTTATGGTTCATTAAGTTAACTTCAATTGACATCCCTTCAagcttattaaaataaattatcacccTCCAAACaatgtaaaatttttaaacctgaattaaattcatcatgaatacactttaaaaaatttactattGCAATTTGCGTATCGGCCTGAAGTTCCTTTCTCGTTTTTATACGAGTTGCAATAAACATTTCAGACTTTGATGGTTCCTCATTGTTTTCTTTGGTTTCACgctacaaattatataaaaatatatttaaaaatgtattaatctATTGGAGGAATACAAATGGATTAAATGTATATGGCCGAAGATGCTAAGTATTACCAATGCCACGCGTACTCTTGCAAAACTAATAGCTCCCATTCGATGCCTCCATTTTTGCTTTTTTCtgttttgagaattcatctCACACATGgcctataattatataaaaagagatgtttgaattaataaataaaacaaaaatagaatcgatataattaaaaataagttgaacAATAGAAATGTACTATTTTAGCCTTACTTGAACAGTTGGGTCTTTCGAATACTCGGTCAATTGACAGAATTCATCTTCTACAATGTCACTAGGACGTTTTGCTAGCATGTCCTCAATGGtactatttttatcaaaaaatctctctttaattttttgcttgTATCGCTTCCAAACATCACGAAATCCAGTCATCACCCACGCTTTTCTTTCTATTGGAATTATGAATTTGgaatatgtaaaataaaatatagttagCTTCAATctataaaaacaaacaataaatatgcaatttaaaaattaattgttctTACATTGATATATTCCCACATGCGCTTTTTAGTATCTTCTGGCACCGCATGCCAACTAGTGTACATCAAGTTGATGAACCTAGGATTCCTTGAAATTGTTCCTATAAAGTTGGTGAATTCGGAAACTATCTTACTGGTTGGTCCCACTGCTTGCCCTTTATCAAACGTCacctcctttctttcttccaaatttcaTGCGTGAATATCTTTACATATTGTTTTTCCTCGGAGTTTTTTTGCCTCCAATATTTCTTGATTTATGTAACAGTAAG
The DNA window shown above is from Solanum lycopersicum chromosome 11, SLM_r2.1 and carries:
- the LOC138339458 gene encoding uncharacterized protein — its product is MTGFRDVWKRYKQKIKERFFDKNSTIEDMLAKRPSDIVEDEFCQLTEYSKDPTVQAMCEMNSQNRKKQKWRHRMGAISFARVRVALRETKENNEEPSKSEMFIATRIKTRKELQADTQIAIAELQNRQNSGKIADDAFTTVFGKEQPGRLRCYGRSVTASSLKKNEEDRKLKQKHANKFTSMKEEMNEMREEM